From a single Numida meleagris isolate 19003 breed g44 Domestic line unplaced genomic scaffold, NumMel1.0 unplaced_Scaffold276, whole genome shotgun sequence genomic region:
- the SPIN1 gene encoding spindlin-1 isoform X1: MDFLVHYALYWQECSTLLPGSFTYFMKGGHAGVSASMMKKRTSHKKHRNNVGPSKPISQPRRNIVGCRIQHGWKEGSGPVTQWKGTVLDQVPVNPSLYLIKYDGFDCVYGLELHKDERVSALEVLPDRVASSRISDAHLADTMIGKAVEHMFETEDGSKDEWRGMVLARAPIMNTWFYITYEKDPVLYMYQLLDDYKEGDLRIMPDSNDSPPAEREPGEVVDSLVGKQVEYAKEDGSKRTGMVIHQVEAKPSVYFIKFDDDFHIYVYDLVKTS; this comes from the exons ATGGACTTTCTTGTGCATTATGCCCTCTACTGGCAAGAATGCAGCACTCTCTTACCAGGTTCTTTTACATACTTCATGAAAGGAG GTCATGCAGGAGTCTCTGCCAGCATGATGAAGAAAAGAACTTCCCACAA aaagcacagaaacaatGTGGGACCAAGCAAACCAATTTCTCAGCCACGAAGAAACATTGTGGGCTGCAGAATACAGCACGGATGGAAAGAAGGGAGTGGACCTGTAACACAGTGGAAGGGCACAGTTCTAGACCAGGTTCCTGTAAATCCCTCTCTTTATCTTATAAAGTATGATGGATTTGATTGTGTATATGGACTAGAACTGCACAAAGATGAAAGAGTTTCTGCACTTGAAGTCCTTCCAGACAGAGTTg CTTCATCTCGAATTAGTGATGCCCACCTGGCAGATACAATGATTGGCAAAGCTGTGGAACATATGTTTGAGACAGAAGATGGCTCAAAAGATGAATGGAGGGGCATGGTCTTGGCTCGAGCTCCTATTATGAACACATGGTTTTATATTACCTATGAGAAAGATCCTGTCTTGTACATGTACCAACTCTTAGATGATTATAAAGAGGGTGACCTTCGCATTATGCCTGATTCAA ATGATTCACCTCCTGCAGAACGGGAACCAGGTGAAGTTGTGGACAGCCTGGTAGGCAAGCAAGTGGAATATGCCAAAGAAGATGGCTCAAAACGGACTGGCATGGTCATTCATCAAGTTGAAGCCAAACCATCTGTCTATTTCATCAAGTTTGATGATGATTTCCATATTTATGTCTACGATTTGGTGAAGACATCCTAG
- the SPIN1 gene encoding spindlin-1 isoform X2 has protein sequence MDFLVHYALYWQECSTLLPGHAGVSASMMKKRTSHKKHRNNVGPSKPISQPRRNIVGCRIQHGWKEGSGPVTQWKGTVLDQVPVNPSLYLIKYDGFDCVYGLELHKDERVSALEVLPDRVASSRISDAHLADTMIGKAVEHMFETEDGSKDEWRGMVLARAPIMNTWFYITYEKDPVLYMYQLLDDYKEGDLRIMPDSNDSPPAEREPGEVVDSLVGKQVEYAKEDGSKRTGMVIHQVEAKPSVYFIKFDDDFHIYVYDLVKTS, from the exons ATGGACTTTCTTGTGCATTATGCCCTCTACTGGCAAGAATGCAGCACTCTCTTACCAG GTCATGCAGGAGTCTCTGCCAGCATGATGAAGAAAAGAACTTCCCACAA aaagcacagaaacaatGTGGGACCAAGCAAACCAATTTCTCAGCCACGAAGAAACATTGTGGGCTGCAGAATACAGCACGGATGGAAAGAAGGGAGTGGACCTGTAACACAGTGGAAGGGCACAGTTCTAGACCAGGTTCCTGTAAATCCCTCTCTTTATCTTATAAAGTATGATGGATTTGATTGTGTATATGGACTAGAACTGCACAAAGATGAAAGAGTTTCTGCACTTGAAGTCCTTCCAGACAGAGTTg CTTCATCTCGAATTAGTGATGCCCACCTGGCAGATACAATGATTGGCAAAGCTGTGGAACATATGTTTGAGACAGAAGATGGCTCAAAAGATGAATGGAGGGGCATGGTCTTGGCTCGAGCTCCTATTATGAACACATGGTTTTATATTACCTATGAGAAAGATCCTGTCTTGTACATGTACCAACTCTTAGATGATTATAAAGAGGGTGACCTTCGCATTATGCCTGATTCAA ATGATTCACCTCCTGCAGAACGGGAACCAGGTGAAGTTGTGGACAGCCTGGTAGGCAAGCAAGTGGAATATGCCAAAGAAGATGGCTCAAAACGGACTGGCATGGTCATTCATCAAGTTGAAGCCAAACCATCTGTCTATTTCATCAAGTTTGATGATGATTTCCATATTTATGTCTACGATTTGGTGAAGACATCCTAG
- the SPIN1 gene encoding spindlin-1 isoform X3, whose protein sequence is MKTPFGKSPGQRSRADAGHAGVSASMMKKRTSHKKHRNNVGPSKPISQPRRNIVGCRIQHGWKEGSGPVTQWKGTVLDQVPVNPSLYLIKYDGFDCVYGLELHKDERVSALEVLPDRVASSRISDAHLADTMIGKAVEHMFETEDGSKDEWRGMVLARAPIMNTWFYITYEKDPVLYMYQLLDDYKEGDLRIMPDSNDSPPAEREPGEVVDSLVGKQVEYAKEDGSKRTGMVIHQVEAKPSVYFIKFDDDFHIYVYDLVKTS, encoded by the exons GTCATGCAGGAGTCTCTGCCAGCATGATGAAGAAAAGAACTTCCCACAA aaagcacagaaacaatGTGGGACCAAGCAAACCAATTTCTCAGCCACGAAGAAACATTGTGGGCTGCAGAATACAGCACGGATGGAAAGAAGGGAGTGGACCTGTAACACAGTGGAAGGGCACAGTTCTAGACCAGGTTCCTGTAAATCCCTCTCTTTATCTTATAAAGTATGATGGATTTGATTGTGTATATGGACTAGAACTGCACAAAGATGAAAGAGTTTCTGCACTTGAAGTCCTTCCAGACAGAGTTg CTTCATCTCGAATTAGTGATGCCCACCTGGCAGATACAATGATTGGCAAAGCTGTGGAACATATGTTTGAGACAGAAGATGGCTCAAAAGATGAATGGAGGGGCATGGTCTTGGCTCGAGCTCCTATTATGAACACATGGTTTTATATTACCTATGAGAAAGATCCTGTCTTGTACATGTACCAACTCTTAGATGATTATAAAGAGGGTGACCTTCGCATTATGCCTGATTCAA ATGATTCACCTCCTGCAGAACGGGAACCAGGTGAAGTTGTGGACAGCCTGGTAGGCAAGCAAGTGGAATATGCCAAAGAAGATGGCTCAAAACGGACTGGCATGGTCATTCATCAAGTTGAAGCCAAACCATCTGTCTATTTCATCAAGTTTGATGATGATTTCCATATTTATGTCTACGATTTGGTGAAGACATCCTAG
- the SPIN1 gene encoding spindlin-1 isoform X4, whose product MMKKRTSHKKHRNNVGPSKPISQPRRNIVGCRIQHGWKEGSGPVTQWKGTVLDQVPVNPSLYLIKYDGFDCVYGLELHKDERVSALEVLPDRVASSRISDAHLADTMIGKAVEHMFETEDGSKDEWRGMVLARAPIMNTWFYITYEKDPVLYMYQLLDDYKEGDLRIMPDSNDSPPAEREPGEVVDSLVGKQVEYAKEDGSKRTGMVIHQVEAKPSVYFIKFDDDFHIYVYDLVKTS is encoded by the exons ATGATGAAGAAAAGAACTTCCCACAA aaagcacagaaacaatGTGGGACCAAGCAAACCAATTTCTCAGCCACGAAGAAACATTGTGGGCTGCAGAATACAGCACGGATGGAAAGAAGGGAGTGGACCTGTAACACAGTGGAAGGGCACAGTTCTAGACCAGGTTCCTGTAAATCCCTCTCTTTATCTTATAAAGTATGATGGATTTGATTGTGTATATGGACTAGAACTGCACAAAGATGAAAGAGTTTCTGCACTTGAAGTCCTTCCAGACAGAGTTg CTTCATCTCGAATTAGTGATGCCCACCTGGCAGATACAATGATTGGCAAAGCTGTGGAACATATGTTTGAGACAGAAGATGGCTCAAAAGATGAATGGAGGGGCATGGTCTTGGCTCGAGCTCCTATTATGAACACATGGTTTTATATTACCTATGAGAAAGATCCTGTCTTGTACATGTACCAACTCTTAGATGATTATAAAGAGGGTGACCTTCGCATTATGCCTGATTCAA ATGATTCACCTCCTGCAGAACGGGAACCAGGTGAAGTTGTGGACAGCCTGGTAGGCAAGCAAGTGGAATATGCCAAAGAAGATGGCTCAAAACGGACTGGCATGGTCATTCATCAAGTTGAAGCCAAACCATCTGTCTATTTCATCAAGTTTGATGATGATTTCCATATTTATGTCTACGATTTGGTGAAGACATCCTAG